DNA from Pseudomonadota bacterium:
CGCACGTCCTCGAACGGCGGGAGCCAAGACACGCTTCTACCAGGTAGACCTGACGAGCCCGGCCGTAGCATCGCGGCTAACGGAGATTCTCAACGCGGAAGGCGTCAGCACCTTCGTCCACCTGGCTTTTCCCACGAATCCCAGTCACGCGACCCCCTGGGCTCACGAGCTCCAGAGCGTGGGCACTATGCACGTGCTGAACGCGTGCCTGGAGCGCCGTGTTACGAAATTCGTGCTGGGTTCCAGCACGTTGGTCTATGGAGCGCTGCCATCCAATCCCAACTTCATAGACGAGCACCAGCAGGCGCAGGGGCTCGTGGGCTGCGATTTCGTAATGGACCGGATCGACGCCGAGCGGCAGGTCGATCGTTTCGCTGCTTCGCTGCCCGAGTGTGCGGTGACGACGCTCAGATTCGCACACATCCTGGGGCCTACCGTCGACAACTACATCGCTCGCTGGCTCTCGAGGCGGTTCGTCATCACCGCGTTGGGCTTTGATCCACTGCTTCAGTTCGTGCACGAGGCGGACGCACTGGCTGCGCTCAAGCTAGCGATCGACCGCGATGTTCGAGGCAGGTACAACGTCGTTAGCGGTGGTGTCCTGCCGGTCTCCATGCTGCTCAAGCTGGCCGGCCGTGCCAAGTTGCCGCTGCCTTCCAGTTTGCTGCGGGCCGCACTGAAGCTGCTGTGGGCGACCCATCTGGTCGAACCGCCGCCAGGTCTCGAACCATGCTTGCGCTTCTTGTGCGTGGCCGATGGCGAGCGGGCTCGGCAGGAGCTGGGCTTCGTGCCGACGTTCACGGCACGAGACGCGGCTCTGGACTTCGGAGGTGCTCTTCGACTTCGGCAGGCTCGGTTGCTCCACGAGGTGGGCGGGTGAATCAGGACGCCGACGAGCCAGACTCAGCCAAGCCTGGGAAAGAACCGAGGACCCGCAGGCGTCCCTCCGCCAGGCGCGCTTCGCACGCGCGCGAGCCACCGTCAGGCGAAAGCAGGGACCAAAGCAGCGCCGCACCGCCGCTCCCAGAGCGGAAGGCGGCTTTAGGTGCCGAGCCCGCGCGAAAGACGAAGCGGATTTCGGTGCGCCGAAAGAGGGCGCGTGAGGCGGCTCGACCCGTCGTGAGCTCCACGCGCGAGGAAGATCGGCATACCGTGTCCGGATCCGGCGCGGGGGTTGGCTCGAGGCAGGCAGGCTCGGACGTCTCGGAGGCGCAGGCCTGGCAGCGGTCGGAAGCCACTCGGGCTTCGGCTCCGGAATCGAAGGTTGCGCTGCAGCATCTGGAGCGCGAGGTGGAGCAGCTGCTGCGTGAGGTCGAGCATGCCCCTGGCGGCACGGCGGCGCGGCGGCGCGCAGTGCAATCGGTGCTTCGCCTTGCGGGGGGCAAGGATACGAGGCTGTCAGGTCAAGCACGGATGGCTCAAGCCTTCGTGAACTCTCGCGAAATAGCCTCAACCGACTACTACCTGAGGCAGTGGGGGCTCTCGCGCTCGAGCGAGGGCGTCCAGGACGTGGACGAGTTCGGGCTCGACGCGGTTTTTGATGCGCGCATGCGGCCCGTGCTCGACCTGCTGCACCGTCGCTACTTTCGAGTCGCGCTTGCAGGAATGGACAACGTGCCGAGCGCTGGTGGCGCGCTCCTGGTGTGCAATCACGCCGGGATGCTGCCGTGGGAGGGGCTGATGCTGAAAACCTCGCTGCGTGAGTCGCGCGATGGAGCCTTGCGCTGGTTGATCGAGGATCACGCGTTTCACGTGCCTTTCTTGGGCGCATGCATGAGCCGCATGGGTGCGGTGCGCGCCTGCCAACAGAATGCGGAACGTCTGCTCAGGCAGCGGCACCTCGTGGCTGTGTTCCCCGAGGGAATCAAGGGCATCACCAAGCTGTACTCGGAGCGCCACCGCCTTGAGCGTTTCGGTAGAGGCGGCTACGTCAGGCTGGCGCTCAGGACCGCGGTTCCCTTGATTCCCGTCGCCATCGTGGGAGGAGAGGAGACGTACCCGGTCCTGTCGCGTCTCGAGCGTGTATCTCGACTGCTGGGTATGCCGTTTTTTCCGGTGACGCCGCTGTTTCCTTTCCTTGGTCCTTTGGGTCTGTTGCCGCTGCCGGCTCGCTGGCAGATCGTCTTCGGCGAGCCCATGGCCGACCTGCAATCCCACGACGCTGCCGCAGCGGACGACGCGGTGCTTGTCAGCCGCTTGAACGACAAGGTCCGCACGCACGTGCAGAGTCTGGTCAACGAGGCTGTGAGCCGGCGCGGCAACAGGGTCTTCGTGTGATTCACACCCGGTATTTCGTTGGGCGTGCGGCGATGGCAGATTGGACGGCGGCAGCGTCCCGCTCGTAGCCCCGCCGTCCGAGCCGGCCGAACGCCAGTCGCTTGCCGAGCTCGACCCCGGGTTGATCGAAGGTGTTCACGCCATAGAGCTCGCCCGCGAAGGCGGTAGCCGCCTCGTACAGGAAGATAAGGGCACCCAGCTGTTCCGCGTCCAAACGCGGCACGCTGATGGTGATGCTCGGCCGACCGTCGCCGGCCAACGCTTGCGTCGTACCTTCGCGCTCGGCGTCCAGCAGCTGGCCCAGGGTCAGCCCGTTCAGATAGCCGAAGCGGTCCTCGGCTCCATGCAGCCGCAGGTCCCTGTCTTGTTCCACCACATGGATAAAGGTCAGCAGTTTGTCTCTCGGCCCCTCCATGAAGAGCTGCACCTGGGCGTGCTGATCCGTGGCTCCAACGGCCGGCAGCGGGGTGGGCCCCGCCTCGACCCAGCGGCCCTGTAGACTGCGTCGCTT
Protein-coding regions in this window:
- a CDS encoding NAD-dependent epimerase/dehydratase family protein, coding for MGGQNDNHSGTAHGKLAASRAARPEVTAVSGVNSFLGRNLVGLLEEDEGVERLIALDIARPRTAGAKTRFYQVDLTSPAVASRLTEILNAEGVSTFVHLAFPTNPSHATPWAHELQSVGTMHVLNACLERRVTKFVLGSSTLVYGALPSNPNFIDEHQQAQGLVGCDFVMDRIDAERQVDRFAASLPECAVTTLRFAHILGPTVDNYIARWLSRRFVITALGFDPLLQFVHEADALAALKLAIDRDVRGRYNVVSGGVLPVSMLLKLAGRAKLPLPSSLLRAALKLLWATHLVEPPPGLEPCLRFLCVADGERARQELGFVPTFTARDAALDFGGALRLRQARLLHEVGG
- a CDS encoding acyltransferase family protein, translating into MSSTREEDRHTVSGSGAGVGSRQAGSDVSEAQAWQRSEATRASAPESKVALQHLEREVEQLLREVEHAPGGTAARRRAVQSVLRLAGGKDTRLSGQARMAQAFVNSREIASTDYYLRQWGLSRSSEGVQDVDEFGLDAVFDARMRPVLDLLHRRYFRVALAGMDNVPSAGGALLVCNHAGMLPWEGLMLKTSLRESRDGALRWLIEDHAFHVPFLGACMSRMGAVRACQQNAERLLRQRHLVAVFPEGIKGITKLYSERHRLERFGRGGYVRLALRTAVPLIPVAIVGGEETYPVLSRLERVSRLLGMPFFPVTPLFPFLGPLGLLPLPARWQIVFGEPMADLQSHDAAAADDAVLVSRLNDKVRTHVQSLVNEAVSRRGNRVFV